From the genome of Prunus persica cultivar Lovell chromosome G8, Prunus_persica_NCBIv2, whole genome shotgun sequence:
GGGCACACGCGATGAAGTAAAGCACTATTGACTTGTAAACTATCAATCTGTATGTCATGTATTCAGCTTTTAGCAAGCTTTATACAATGACCACCTCTCATTATCAGGGTGTACGTTGATCTTAACACTTGTCAGTTTGGAAATATCATAAATCCATTAGTTATTTTATGTTTCTAAGTTGTCAGAAATGTTCAAGGCTTTGCTTTTGCAGTGAAAATGATTGATCATCAAAGGGCAGAACTTTCATGAAGGAATAAAACTTCATTCATGATTTACAGTTGCTGATGTACAAGCCTATGATTTTGAATAATATTGAATACCTCCATATGTATCACAAATTTCTGCAGAAGTCGAAGACGAGATCATATTCATATGAGAATCATAAGGACGGAAGTAACCAAAGATTGAACAGAGATGAAGCCAAAGACAGGAACCATGACATGAAAGCCATAGCAGCAGATATTTTATACCTGCTGCAAAACTTTGGAGGGCAATACGGACCGTTCGCATGAAGCAGGACGTCCACGACGCTCGCTGTTGAGCATGCTGCAGCTAGAGTGAGAATTGATAATAcctgttgagaaaaatgttgaATCTATCACACACAATTGTTGGCATGAGTGAGTGTACCTCTATCAGAATTGTGCTTATTGCTTACCCAATCTCCAACAACAATGATCAGCAGAATTCCGGGCTGTCGAAGAGGACATTTAACAAGAACAGAGTAGCCATCCACCATTGCCAATGTGAAACTCCATGGTATAACCAGACCCATGATTGTTACCAGGTAGCTGCAATATAAAAAGGGAAGAAGATTAAATGTTGTGCACTGAGTTATTCAAGATTAAGAGAAAACACAGGATTATAAGAGGGCAACTATTCATTGATTTACTGGGTTTCTATTTTTCTGGATTGTAAAACATTTGCCCATCAGACAAATTTAATATTCaccaaacaaaattatttgtatatgGACACAGAGCTGCTTGATATCATAGCAGTGATTCCAATTTCCAATGAATGCATTTCCCTACAGAGTTGGCTAAAGTGTAACCAAAGATTGTTCAATTTCAGAATCAGGATCAGGAAAAGTAAGGGATCTTGAAATTGAGTAAGAAGGTAACCAATCTATAAGCAACTGCCATTTACATTTATCATTCATgaaacaaaatcaatcaatcagTCAAATAATGCAACTATTTTTGGTTCCACCAGTTCCAACCAAATTCTGAATCTAAAAGTCCAAAGAGGAGAGACCctaaaacaagtaaacatgAAACAATTAAAAGCTTACCAGAAAGCAGTGTAGCTGTAGAACTCAACCCCAAGAGACATGAAAAGAAGGGAAGCAGAGGAAAAGATGGCCTGACCCAATCTCAAAGAGAAGCTGGCACTGGTCCCTACAGAGCCAGGTACCTCATCCATGGCCTTGTTGCATGTCTACCTTGTGAAGGTTCATCTTAGCCCTTCAATTCTCAACCATTCCAACCACA
Proteins encoded in this window:
- the LOC18768773 gene encoding CASP-like protein 5C1 isoform X2, with protein sequence MDEVPGSVGTSASFSLRLGQAIFSSASLLFMSLGVEFYSYTAFCYLVTIMGLVIPWSFTLAMVDGYSVLVKCPLRQPGILLIIVVGDWVLSILTLAAACSTASVVDVLLHANGPYCPPKFCSRNL
- the LOC18768773 gene encoding CASP-like protein 5C1 isoform X1, coding for MDEVPGSVGTSASFSLRLGQAIFSSASLLFMSLGVEFYSYTAFCYLVTIMGLVIPWSFTLAMVDGYSVLVKCPLRQPGILLIIVVGDWVLSILTLAAACSTASVVDVLLHANGPYCPPKFCSRYKISAAMAFMSWFLSLASSLFNLWLLPSL